DNA from Clostridia bacterium:
CGTGGTCCATTTGCCCGAGCCGGTCTTTCTGTATATGCGGTAGCCGTCCACGCCGTCCTGCGCTTGCCATGCGAGGCTTACCGCGCCGTCTGCGTAGCTTATCGAGGTAATCGTCACGGGCTGCGGGTCAGCGGGCGGATTTGCCGTGATAGTCGCAGCCGTCGCGTCATATCCCTTGCTCCATGCGCTGCCCACATTCGAGCGAAGCGTATACGAATACGTTGTTCCCTCGGTCACGGTCGTATCGGTGTAACTCGTCGCCGTCGTCGATGCAACAATCGTGGTCCATTTGCCCGAGCCGGTCTTTCTGTATATGCGGTAGCCGTCCATACCGGTGACTCCCGTCCACGAAAGCGTTACCTCGCCGTTCGCGTATGAAATATCGCTTATCGTTATCGGAACGGGATCATATGGTACGGTTATGCTTTCTGCAGTATCATCGTAGCTCGTACTGTATACGCCGTTTACACAGGAGCGGACTGTGTATTCGTATGTTTTGCCCGGCTCCACGCTGCTGTCAATATAGTTGGTGGACGTCGTGTTGCTTACAACAGTCGTCCAAATGCCGCCTCGCACTCTTTTGTAAACGCTGTAGCTGTCCGCGCCGGGCATAGCGCTCCAGTTGATTGTTACATTACCGTTTTCTGCCTCAACGGAGCCAATGGTTACGGGTTTCGGCGTATACGGCACTGTAATGCCCCCCGAAACTTTGACCCTCTCACCGTTGTCCATACCTTCAAGCAATGAGCTTACGGCGTAGTAATACGTTTCGCCCTCCTCAATGGTGCTGTCCACATACGTGGTCGCGAGCTGCCTGTCTACGATGACCATCCAGTTGCCGTCTTCGGCCTTTCTAAATATGCGGTAGCCGTCTACACCTTCTATTGCGTCCCAATTCAGGCTGACTGCTCCTTTCGCACGGCTTATATTGGTTATACTTACAGCTGTAGGCGCCGTTTTATTTTTATAATGAATCCTCGAGTTTTCAGTAAGTTTCTCATTAAATAAAGCCTTCCACTGTGCCTCTGTACCAGTGTAGTATATATCTATTCCAAGAGGTAAGGCATAGTCGCCTATACTTGAAACACTCAACGGTATCTCCAAGGATGTAAGGCTACTACATACAAAGAAAGCATAACTATCTATGGTTGTCACACTTGACGGTATCGTTACCGAAGTGAGCCCGCTACAGAGAGAAAACGCAGAACTACTTATTCTCGTCACACCTGATTGAATCGTCACCGAAGTGAGCCCGCTACAGTGATAAAACGCAGAATCTCCCATATATGTCACACCCGATGGTATCGTTACCGAAGTGAGTCCGCTACAATGAGAAAACGCAGAATCTCCTATATATGTCACGCTCGACGGTATTGTTACCGAAGTGAGTCTGTTGCAGTCCTTAAACGCCTGGCGAGCTATGGTTGTAACGCCCTCAGGAATCGTTACCTCTGTAAGACTGGTACAATTTTGAAATGCGCTTTGGGCGATGACCCTAACGCTTGACGGTATCGTTACTGACGTAAGTCCATAACAATTCCGAAACACATCACTTCCTATTGTCGTTACTGGTTTCCCGTTTATCTGTTCGGGTATATTCGCCGACTTTATCGAAGAATCCCCGCCGGTTATGATAATCTCATTACCCGAAAACGACACCTCATAATAAATATTGCCTCCCGTCATAGCATAAGGTGTGTCGTTTCTATCTCCCAACGCCAAGCCCGTCACAGGCAGCATGGAAAACACCATGCACAGCACGATAACGAAGCATATTAACTTCTTTTTCATATTATCCTCCCCGTTTTACGCTTTTTCACCACCACTGTATTATCTGCATCTTGACAATACAAGGATATCATAACAATACATCTTGTACAAGATAAAGCGGGGAAAATGTATGCTTTTCTCTCTCTTTATATATTTTTTTATGCAATGCATATTACAGCAATTCTGAGTCACGTCGCAAACAATGTATGCCCGCTGCGAGCGCGAACGAACTTCCTATACGCCATCTTATCGCCCTCGCCGATTATTATGGCGTATCGACCGATTATATTTTAGGACTAAGCGACAAAAAGACCGCAACATAAAGGACCAGCGCCTTCGGGACACGTTTTTTATTCCCTTTTTTTACTCAAACCTTTTCGTATTCTTATGATCATTCAGTTTTTTATACAAAGAAATCGTTTTCGCTTCATCATTTTTTATATTTTCGGGACAAAATGTTGACTTTAAACGTAAAATCCGGTTATAATTCAATATAGAATATTTTTATCTAAATATAAAACACATCAATAAAGGAGGAATAAACATCATGAAAAACTTCAATTTTGCCGTTCCCGGCCTTGTTTCGTTCGGCGCAGGCTGCATCCAGTCGCTCGGCGACAGACTGAAGGCAAAGAATATGAACCGTGCGCTTCTCATTTCTGACCGCGGTCTTGAAAAGGCGGGCGTAGTGGGTACCGTTGAAGAGATACTTAAAAACGCGGGCATAACGTATGAAAAGTTTTTAGACGTTGAGCCCAATCCGTCCTCCGAGACCGTGCTCAAAGCTGCCGAGGTATTCAAGGCTAATAAGCTTGAAACCATCGTATGCTTGGGCGGCGGCAGCCCGATGGACACCGGCAAGGCGGCGGCAGTTATGGCTACCAATCCCGGCGGTCCCGAGGATTATGCCGGCGGTGTGGATCTTTTTAAAAATCCCATTCCTCCCATCGTTGCGATCCCGACAACGGCAGGCACCGGCAGCGAAAACACTATTTTCGCCGTTATCACAAACAGAAAGACAAACTTCAAATATTCGATAGTTTCCGGCAAATTAACGCCGTCCATTATACTTTTGGACCCCGAGCTTATCACTAAGCTTCCGCCGCTTGTTGCCGCTTCCACCGGTATGGACGCGCTCACCCACGCGGTAGAGTCCTACGTTTCGAGAGGCGCAACGCCCTTCTCCGACGCTATGGGTCAGAAGGCTATGGAATATATCGGCAAGTACCTTCGCCGCTTCGTTGCCGACCGCTCCGATATCGAGGCCGCATCCGGCATGATGATAGCCAGCAACTTCGCAGGCATAGCTTTCTCGTGGGGCTATCTCGGCATGGCTCACGCGATGGCTCACCCGCTCGGCGGATACTACAACGTGCCGCACGGTATTGCAAACGCAATTCTTCTGCCGCATGCATTAAAATTCAACGCCATCGCCGACAAGGACAACCGTTATCGCAGGATATACGACTTTATCCGCGTATCGAACAGCGATATAGGATACTTCGAGCCGTCCATGCTCGTTGAGGAAGTTGTAGACCTCGCAAAATCCTTAGGCATACCGGAGTCGCTCTCCAAGGTGGGCGTTGACGAGACGCACATCCCCGCAATGGCTCTTGACGCCATGAAGGGCAGCCAGGTAAGCAGCTGGCGTATGAATCCTCGTACCTCTACGGCCGCTGATATAGAGCAGCTTTACAGAGACGCATTAAAGCCCATTGAGCTTTGATCATTGCGATAATTCAAGATCAAACGGTATATGCGCGCCTCGTTTTACGGGGCGCGCAATATTTAAAATAACGACTCTTTTTTCGGGAGCTGACATTATGAAAAAAACTTTAGCAAGTCTTATTGCCGCAGCGCTCATATTATGCGCCCTTTACTTCCCCGCATCTGCCAACGACTCTACAACCACATTTCAAACAGCATATAAGGACATAAGCCCCAATACCGAGATCTACGCCGTTACCGACGCTCCCGGGCCGAATTATCCCGTATTCGGCGCAAAGCATGAGCCGTCGGGCGTATATTTCGGAAGGATACTCGCCTCAGGCACGCTGCCCGGCGGCAGCTACGGCGTTGTCAATGCGGGCGAATTTGCAGACGAATCCATTATCTCGTTCTATTACAGCTTGGGAAACGCATATTCGCTTGAATACTGGTCGTATCTCTTTGGAAGCCATGTTTCCGACGGGAACCGCGCCCTGCTTATAAACCTGAACTTTGAGCGCGAGGGCGAAGACTGCACAGCCGTTTCAAACGGCACGTATGACGAGCAGCTAAGAGCTGATTTTAAGTTCCTCTCTACGCTCGATACGCCGGTGTTTTTGCGCATCGGCGGCGAGATGAACGTATGGGGCGAGGCGGAGACTGCGCCTTCGGCGCTTGCTTCAAAATACATAGACGCCTACCGCCATATCGCCGCTCTCGCGCGCGAGCTTAGCCCCAACGTCGCACTCGTCTTTTCGCCCAACTATTCAAGCTCGTATAAGCTCGATATGGACAGCTTCTATCCCGGCGACGACGTTGTCGACTGGGTCGGCGTGTCGCTCTATTATGACCGCTACAGCGTAAACGGCGATACGGCGCGCGACGCCTTCTACGGCGTGGGCGTTTACGGCAGCGCGCTTCTCAATGTGCAGCAGGGTGTTAATCTTTCGCGCATCCATAAAAAGCCGCTCATCGCGACCGAGGGCGGCTCGGCGCATACGATAAACGGCGCAGACGTTACGGCCTTCGCATCCGAACAGGTCGAGAAGGCGATGGCCTATCTTCCCATGCTC
Protein-coding regions in this window:
- a CDS encoding leucine-rich repeat protein encodes the protein MKKKLICFVIVLCMVFSMLPVTGLALGDRNDTPYAMTGGNIYYEVSFSGNEIIITGGDSSIKSANIPEQINGKPVTTIGSDVFRNCYGLTSVTIPSSVRVIAQSAFQNCTSLTEVTIPEGVTTIARQAFKDCNRLTSVTIPSSVTYIGDSAFSHCSGLTSVTIPSGVTYMGDSAFYHCSGLTSVTIQSGVTRISSSAFSLCSGLTSVTIPSSVTTIDSYAFFVCSSLTSLEIPLSVSSIGDYALPLGIDIYYTGTEAQWKALFNEKLTENSRIHYKNKTAPTAVSITNISRAKGAVSLNWDAIEGVDGYRIFRKAEDGNWMVIVDRQLATTYVDSTIEEGETYYYAVSSLLEGMDNGERVKVSGGITVPYTPKPVTIGSVEAENGNVTINWSAMPGADSYSVYKRVRGGIWTTVVSNTTSTNYIDSSVEPGKTYEYTVRSCVNGVYSTSYDDTAESITVPYDPVPITISDISYANGEVTLSWTGVTGMDGYRIYRKTGSGKWTTIVASTTATSYTDTTVTEGTTYSYTLRSNVGSAWSKGYDATAATITANPPADPQPVTITSISYADGAVSLAWQAQDGVDGYRIYRKTGSGKWTT
- a CDS encoding iron-containing alcohol dehydrogenase, translating into MKNFNFAVPGLVSFGAGCIQSLGDRLKAKNMNRALLISDRGLEKAGVVGTVEEILKNAGITYEKFLDVEPNPSSETVLKAAEVFKANKLETIVCLGGGSPMDTGKAAAVMATNPGGPEDYAGGVDLFKNPIPPIVAIPTTAGTGSENTIFAVITNRKTNFKYSIVSGKLTPSIILLDPELITKLPPLVAASTGMDALTHAVESYVSRGATPFSDAMGQKAMEYIGKYLRRFVADRSDIEAASGMMIASNFAGIAFSWGYLGMAHAMAHPLGGYYNVPHGIANAILLPHALKFNAIADKDNRYRRIYDFIRVSNSDIGYFEPSMLVEEVVDLAKSLGIPESLSKVGVDETHIPAMALDAMKGSQVSSWRMNPRTSTAADIEQLYRDALKPIEL